The Tripterygium wilfordii isolate XIE 37 chromosome 21, ASM1340144v1, whole genome shotgun sequence genome segment GTTTTTGCGTTGCAGGATGAGCCAGAGGTTGCACGTGTATGGTTGCCCAACAGTGACTCACCTGGTTTGGCAATGGCTAGAGCTTTTGGGGACTTCTGTCTAAAGGATTTTGGTTTAATTTCTGTCCCAGATATATACTATCACCGCCTCACTGAAAGAGATGAATTCATCATTCTTGCCACTGATGGGGTATTTAGTTTTTGGAATTAATTTGTGGAACCTTGATATGATCCCTTGTGATCCATGATTCTTATGCTGCCATTTGGCTTTTTTTGCCAAATAAGCAATGCTACAATGCACTGATTATTTAGCACCCTCGTACCATCACATGAATATTTCCCTTTTCCCTTTTGAAAACCTTAGTAATGCTATGAAATTCAATTTTTGATGCAGGTTTGGGATGTCCTCTCGAATAAGGAAGCTGTTGATATCGTGGCCTCGGCCCCTGGCCACGCAACAGCAGCCAGAGCTCTTGTAGATTGTGCTGTTCGGGCATGGCGGCTTAAATATCCTACTTCCAAGAACGATGATTGTGCTGTTGTGTGCctcttttttgaaaatatatatTCAGCCAATGAGGTTGTAGAAGGCGGTGATGCAACAAAGGTTCCTGAAGAATCAATAGAGAGCGATATGGTAACCAATCAGAATATTGGAGGAATAGAAGGCAGTGAAAGGTCTCATACTTTTGTTCTTGAGCATTTAGATACTTTACTGGCGGCCTCAGATGAGATTGTGCCTGTCTCTCAATCTGTGGAGGACAAGTTTCCCGTGAAAAGCCAGGTCCATAAGAGGAGCCTGGCTGAATGTATTTCAGCTGCCGAGGATGAGGAATGGTCGGCCTTGGACGGTCTTACTAGGGTTAATAGTCTCCTTAGCCTTCCTAGATTATTCTCCGGTGACAAAGGAGCTGCCAGTTGGAGGAAGTGGTTTTGAATAATCATTTGTGTAGTGACAACAAAAAGGAACTCCAAAAGTTGGAAGCACTGGAATTCAATGACAGTAGGGTTGTACATGTTTGAGGTTGTTTGCTACAGATTGAGAGTCGCTCCGCATCGAACCATATAAGCTAAGTTAGCTAACCATGTTTCAAGACTGAAGTTTCAATACCAGAATTATTTTACTCAAGTGCTGTTGCTGGTTTTGTTACTGCTCTACCCCCAATGTTATATTGTGATATAAACTTTCTGGCAGACTTTTCTTTCTTGCCTGCCTTTTtgattcatttttgttttcatttgtttGTCTTTCGTGGAGCATGTTTGGCCTTGTATATTATTGGATGAAGGAAATTTGTTTACTTTGTGAGGGCATGGTTAAGGTATCAAATTTCTTCCGTATTTGGCTTTTATGCAGAGGGAGGTAGCGAATTATATGCGTAATCCTAATCCCTCCATCAAGCCTTTCTTTTTGGATATAACGTTCTTTTTGTGCTTCCAAACTCCAAATCTAAACCCCTAAATTCCTAGACCGAAGAGCAAAGTTGGAATTTTACTTTCAAGAACATCAAAACACTGGAAAGTGTAGCATATTTTTGACCCCAACCGGTACAAAAGGCTGGGCTTTACATATTTTGGACTCTTTTTTTATGTCACTGCAATGGGCCGGCCATGGATGGCTGAATGAATGTGGATGTCATCTTCTTTGTTGGTTCTCACTCTGTTCTCAGCTTTGGCTCTGCTCTGCGGCACTCTTATCCTCCTTGTAATCCATCCTGATTCCTGAAGCTGCTCTTCTTTTGTTTGGGATAATCTTCTATGGAACATGCTTAGAAACTCGTGACTGTCGTCGGATTTGTTATGGTGTGGCCAACAACCAACTATAGAGCCAAAATAACCGGAAAAGTTTTGCGTTTTGAGAGATTTCCGGTTTCAGGTTGTGAAGATGAATGAAAAACTGGTCCTGGGTCTCGGGGGAATTGGGACTGTGAATGTGAATTGGAAAGGACTGTCATCGATGAAGTATGGTTCAGCTTCGGTTTCAACGAGGAAGCCAAAGTCGGAGCCGAATCCAAGCCGCCGTTTGCGGTGTCCATCATTGATGATGGAAACGACCGCCTCCCAAGTCACTGGCTCCGAATCTGGAACTAGTGCATCCACCTCAAAATCCATGCCTCGTCGTCTCATTCTCCTTCGTCATGCGGAGAGTTCCTGGGAAAATCCTTCACTGCGAGGTACCACCACACTcttgtttttattaattaagtAGGTATTATCATACATTAGTCCTTTCTTTAAAATTTCCATGCTTCAATTGTGCTCACCGCCTTGTGTTCTGTGCTTCTCTGTTGGATATCTAGTaatgcaatcaagaagaacCCTTGTGTGCAAAACTgtgattcttttgtttttttttttactagaaTAGTAAGGCAATCTACCATCCATTAAACTTGTCAGCAGCTTTCCTGATTGGAGGTTTTTTTCCCCCCTCTTAAGATCATGATCGTCCCCTAAGCCAAGCTGGGCGTGCTGCTGCTGTCAGTGTTTCTCAAAAGCTCCAACAACTGGGTTGGATTCCTGAACTCATTCTGTGCAGGTTAGAGTTATTAAAATAAATCTAGTTTCAGCTTCTTAGCTGGTTCAAATTATTCAGTTTTACATTGAAGGAGATTCTTAGTTGCCTTGTCACTGTAGCGATGCAGTGAGAACAAAGGAGACGTTAAAGATTATGCAGGAACAAGCGGAAGGCTTGTTGGAAGCGGAGGTCCATTTCATTTCAAGCTTTTATTCTATTGCAGCTATGGATGGCCAAACTGCCGAGCATCTTCAACAAGCTATTTGTAAATATTCAAGGGATGACATCCTCACCATCATGTGAGTTTTGACAAAAttttctgcttttttttttggctgtttGAGCTTCAAGGTTTCCATCTACTCACCTTTGGACACTGAAActgtaggattttttttttgtgtttttctaggGATATgaaatttccttttgttttcatgCAAAATGTTGTGGGTCTACTGTGGTGATGCATGTACCAAATAATGGTTTTTGACATTTTGATTTATGCTTGTTGAACATATTCTTCCAGTTCATCGTGGGAACGGATaggaatctgaaaaaaaaagtgttcaaCTTGGTTAATACAGGTGTATGGGACATAATAGGGGATGGGAGGAGGCAGCGTCAATGTTTGTAGGAGCCTCCATAGAACTGAAGACATGCAATGCTGCTTTACTTGAAGCTGCAGGAAAATCTTGGGAAGAGGTAAATGTTTCTTTGCTTCACAGTTGTCAGCAACTTACCCTGTGCCGTGCACTGTAGACagttatttttttgtgtttgatcaCCTCAAAATTTGCGAAGCCACTAACTAATGCACTTATATGTGTTCATGATTTAAGAATTCAGTGCTgcaaatttcacaaaggaaacatTTTCTTGGTGAGGGAGACACGgataaatattttcatttgtTGAAAAGTGCCGCAAGCTTTGCAAAGGAAACGTTTTCTTGGTGAGGGAGACGGATAAACATCTTCATTTGTTGAGGGCGCTAACAAAGCAGAGATTTTACTTTTAGACAATAATGTTTGCTATTTACTTCTGCTAGTTGCTTATTAATGTGTtattttggcatcttttgagcAAAAATATTTATAGAGTAAGTTTAGACTAATTACCTGCAATCAGGCAGTTGCCTTGGACCCCAACATCTTAGGAAGGCCTCGCCAACAAAGAGAATTCATTAAGTTGgtaaattatttttctattcTCCTTAGTCAAAGACCTAAATTTTCTCCAAACCCTTAAAAGATGGTAGGTTCTTTCTCTCTAAATCCTTAACAAGTTGGAGAATTTTATACTCTCTCACCCTCATATGCCTTTCTCATTCTCTTCTCTCAGACACATGCCCCACTTAAATCAGTTCATCTCTCCCATCTTTCTATTCTCACGGCATTTTCTCTATAATCCACAcctctactttttttttaataaataatatagattttaatattttactaTTAGTTGTATTTTAGCATGTGAGGATTTGAATCTTCAACCTGTTCAAACTTCTAACAAGTGGCTACCACAACAAGGCTAAGAGCTACTTCTTTATAATCCATACCTCTACTTGAAAACTCCATTGCAGAAGATCATTGTATCTTTTCAAATTGTGTTCATATTGCTTgtgaaaaatttattttgtagttTAAAGCATATCTAACTCTCTAACAAGAGTTCAACTGCATATTTTCCTATATTTGGTGTTTATGATACTCTCTTAAGCTCTAGGTAGGGTTAAAAACAAAGATTGTTGGttttcgaatttttttttttttttaaaataggtaTTGTTTAAATTCTTGCCTTTTGCCTAAAACTAGCATGATACGGTCCTGTTGCAGTAGCTCACTCTTATTGTTCATTGGACAAAATTCATTACTCAATATTTGTGAATTTTCCTCAATATTTATCTACACCAGTGTTTGCCACCTGCAGGCGTTTGTGTCGACAGGACTTGGTGAATGGAGGCTTCAGGGCATAGTGAAACCTAGTAGCATGTAGCATGTAGCATTATGGGAAATTGTCATTACTAACACGAAATTGATGGTCAAAATTACCCGAACATCCCGTTTTTCGTTCTGTATAGTAGTTGATCACTCTGGCCAttgaaaaaataagaaaaaaagaagagttgGTAGGAGGCAAACAGGATGTTATCCTTCTTCTTGAGATTTGGGATTAGTTGAAGTTTTAGATAGCAACATACCATCATCCAGACTGTCCTGATGGTAAGGGTGGCAAAGGAAAGCTTGGCCAACTTGAGCAGGTAGCTACCAGCTGTGGACGGAGAATCAGTGTATAAAAGCAGTGGCAACATGCAAGACAGCAAGAGTGTAACTATATATCTTGTGCTTTTAAAGTGGTTGGTATTTAGTAGTTTTTAGCTGGAAAATACTGAAAGGTAATACTTGAAGAAGGATAGAAAATCCTTTTGTTATTTCCAATGGTGGATTTTGTATGAGACCTTACCAGAAGAAATTAAACAATCTTTCATGGACATTTTGATATCTGCTAATATCAAGAACCCTACTTTCATAGCAATAAGAGACAGGTAAAAGGTCAAAATATGGGGCATGGGCATTTGCAATTAGGTTTAGCAATTGGGTGACTGAATGTTCTGAAATTCAGTAATTGGGTCGCTCTAATCTAATTCCGTTCAATTTTATGCTGAAAATGGCTGATCTTCAACCATTTTTGTTGGCGTGAATCgtacatgtcatttttaattaaaaataagtaatacattttagttttttagaaagaaggggaaaaaaaatacaaaccctAATCACTACCGCTTGTTGCCATCGGTGTTGAGTGCCTCGACACTGGACAGTAATCGCAGCGTTTTCTTTCAAGACAATGGACCATAGCCAAGAAATGTGAGTTCATAAAAGATGGTAGAGCTTCACATCAGACACTTAATCATCAGTATCTGAGTTAGATCAGTTGCAACAATCACTATGCCAGGTACTATCCATTAGGGTTTAGAATGTTTTACTTGTGAGGCAATTGAAGGTCTTGGCAGTTGGCACACACAGCAAGAGATTCAAAGCAAGCTATCCACTCCCAGTACTCTTCCCATTTTAGTCCAACGCTCATGCCCTATAAAAGCTCAAAAAACCTATATATAAGGTATCTAAAGCATCTAAAATTACCAAGTGCTAGTCCGGATGAAAGATGTTTCCTTTTCAGTACCTGCATTGAAAAGGCAAAACGAAGGGCGCGTATCAAAATTACATATCACAGCCTGACATTTTCCCCAGGTGATCTTCATTTCCTACTGATGAGGGATCAAAGTGCTCCCTAGTCATAAAAACAGAGTGGGGTTGCTGGTAGGCGGAACTTAAGCTCGACTCTAGTATCTTGTGTGTAACCACTAGCTCTGGTTTAGCATATGTTccactcatgctcactctttGTTTCTTCAATGACCTCTCACCTTTGGGGCTTTCAGTAGTTGAACCAACATTGCAGCCTGAATCTGGAGTCAAGGGTTCATGGTTCGATAAGAAAGGATCATCAAGCGAAATTGTTTTCCTGGGGGCACGTTCCTTTGCAACCTTATCTTGAAGGGGAGATTTTGAAGTTGGGGCAGGGGTTGCTGGGTCTATCTTGTTGTCAGATTCCGGACAGGGTTCACCTGATACTGGGGCTGAGGCCCCTGAGTCAGGAGCTTCAGCAAAAACTCCCCCGAGTCGTTGTTGctcttcaataatttttttcagGTACTTCCCTTGGGCTTCTATTCGCAACTGTAGTTGTCTCTGCACCTGTTGTAGTCGAGCACACAAATTGCAAATTTGGTGAGAGTTTGGCACATTGCAAACAATGATGGCAAAACACTTCTTTTACTGATTAGTTTTTGGCAAGAATTAATAATTGaatagtttcaactttcaagtaaaACAATAGTAATGAGTGGAAACTGTCTTCAAACACAGGTGAGTTCAAAATATTGCAATAGCAGGTACACCCCCAAACTCTTTCTGCCTATGTTTCTACCCTTACATTTTTGTTAGACTACTTGTCAAGTGTGTAGCATACTTGAAAGAGTAGCCAGCGGTGACTCAGTCTACATTGtgtaaataaaaatagaaaggcAGTTGAAAGCTAGTGTGACAAGTATTAATCATGAACATGAGGCTAAAATTAAAAGACAATCGAAGATTGATTCTGACGTTAACAAGGTGCAGTGATCAAGATCTCTAAGGTTGACTTGACAATCACTTTTATTACGACTCATGCTCACCAAATTCCATACATTTTTTCCCTGATAAGTAATCACAATATAAGCCGGAATGTACATTTAAAATGTGTACGCGTAcatataaaaatacatatatgtgtgtgtgtataaatttccttttttttccttttaatttgaGCATGATATATATGTAGATTTTTCTTGCACAACAGTATCACAAGAGCAAAGAAGCTTATATG includes the following:
- the LOC119988918 gene encoding probable protein phosphatase 2C 6 isoform X3, whose amino-acid sequence is MGSCYSSSKGKKTIDPDIVRNGASNSTKRQNSIVSSLSGRWKKSRDNAEGELHCIPGRISTNGSTETSSLYTQQGKKGINQDAMLVWEWKASSSGEWSIPNGTGDAPSCAYSDEAASLRADEYEHLEVEENEKLPENYLPLKRTILEAFKLMDKELKLHPTIDCFCSGTTAVTLIKQGQDIVISNVGDSRAVLATRDIDKSLLAVQLTIDLKPDLPREAARIQQCKGRVFALQDEPEVARVWLPNSDSPGLAMARAFGDFCLKDFGLISVPDIYYHRLTERDEFIILATDGVWDVLSNKEAVDIVASAPGHATAARALVDCAVRAWRLKYPTSKNDDCAVVCLFFENIYSANEVVEGGDATKVPEESIESDMVTNQNIGGIEGSERSHTFVLEHLDTLLAASDEIVPVSQSVEDKFPVKSQVHKRSLAECISAAEDEEWSALDGLTRVNSLLSLPRLFSGDKGAASWRKWF
- the LOC119988919 gene encoding uncharacterized protein At3g52155, chloroplastic isoform X2; amino-acid sequence: MNEKLVLGLGGIGTVNVNWKGLSSMKYGSASVSTRKPKSEPNPSRRLRCPSLMMETTASQVTGSESGTSASTSKSMPRRLILLRHAESSWENPSLRDHDRPLSQAGRAAAVSVSQKLQQLGWIPELILCSDAVRTKETLKIMQEQAEGLLEAEVHFISSFYSIAAMDGQTAEHLQQAICKYSRDDILTIMCMGHNRGWEEAASMFVGASIELKTCNAALLEAAGKSWEEAFVSTGLGEWRLQGIVKPSSM
- the LOC119988919 gene encoding uncharacterized protein At3g52155, chloroplastic isoform X1, whose amino-acid sequence is MNEKLVLGLGGIGTVNVNWKGLSSMKYGSASVSTRKPKSEPNPSRRLRCPSLMMETTASQVTGSESGTSASTSKSMPRRLILLRHAESSWENPSLRDHDRPLSQAGRAAAVSVSQKLQQLGWIPELILCSDAVRTKETLKIMQEQAEGLLEAEVHFISSFYSIAAMDGQTAEHLQQAICKYSRDDILTIMCMGHNRGWEEAASMFVGASIELKTCNAALLEAAGKSWEENSVLQISQRKHFLGEGDTDKYFHLLKSAASFAKETFSW